In the Colletotrichum higginsianum IMI 349063 chromosome 7 map unlocalized unitig_7, whole genome shotgun sequence genome, one interval contains:
- a CDS encoding YdiU domain-containing protein has product MAAQLSNGSATPKPASTGRGLPIGNLPKTWTYTSSLPPDSLFPTPADSHKTPRDQIAPRGVRNAAFTWVRPETAEDPELLAVSPAAMRDIGIQEGDEKTEEFRQTVAGNRLHGWDEEKLEGGYPWAQCYGGFQFGQWAGQLGDGRAISLFETRNPDTNVRYELQLKGAGMTPYSRFADGKAVLRSSIREFVVSEALHALKIPSTRALSLTLLPKSKVRRETVEPGAIVLRFAQSWIRLGNFDLPRARGDRAMIRTLATYVAEDVLGGWETLPARLENPDKPGECLEPARGVPATDVQGPEDSAENRFTRLFREVARRNALTVAKWQAYGFMNGVLNTDNTSIMGLSIDFGPFAFMDNFDPAYTPNHDDHLLRYSYRNQPTIIWWNLVRFGEALGELLGAGAGVDEDAFVKNRVEESESETLIGRAEKLIMQVGEEYKAVFMAEYKRLMTQRLGLKNFKESDFDELFSNLLDTMETHELDFNHFFRRLSSVKLSDIADEEARRETAARFFHAEGAAGGENKGRADIGAWLGKWRARAVEDWGEGASQDVEREKAMKAVNPNFVPRGWVLDEIIKRVEKDGERDVLRRVMQMALYPFEDSWDGKDIEGQEYKGDKAEEERWVGDVPKLKRAIQCSCSS; this is encoded by the coding sequence ATGGCCGCCCAACTCTCCAACGGGTCGGCAACACCTAAGCCCGCATCAACCGGCCGCGGCCTTCCGATAGGAAACCTTCCCAAGACATGGACCTACACATCGTCCCTGCCACCTGATTCCCTCTTTCCGACCCCGGCCGACTCCCATAAGACCCCTCGCGACCAGATTGCCCCGCGGGGCGTCCGCAACGCCGCCTTCACATGGGTCCGCCCCGAGACCGCCGAGGACCCCGAACTCCTCGCCGTCAGTCCGGCTGCCATGCGCGACATTGGCATCCAGGAAGGTGACGAGAAGACGGAGGAGTTCCGCCAGACCGTTGCCGGGAACAGGCTACATGGCtgggacgaggagaagctcgagggaGGATACCCATGGGCGCAGTGCTACGGCGGGTTCCAGTTCGGGCAGTGGgccggccagctcggcgatggtCGCGCCATCTCGCTGTTCGAGACAAGGAACCCCGACACCAATGTGCGATATGAGCTGCAGCTGAAAGGCGCAGGCATGACGCCGTACTCGCGgttcgccgacggcaaggctGTTCTGCGGTCAAGTATCCGCGAGTTTGTGGTTTCTGAGGCGCTCCATGCGCTCAAGATCCCAAGCACGCGCGCGTTGTCTCTGACGCTGTTGCCCAAGTCCAAGGTCAGGCGTGAGACTGTCGAGCCGGGTGCGATCGTGTTGCGATTCGCGCAGTCATGGATTCGCCTTGGAAACTTTGATCTCCCCCGCGCAAGGGGTGACCGTGCTATGATCCGCACCCTGGCGACATACGTCGCCGAAGACGTCCTCGGTGGCTGGGAAACACTCCCCGCGCGCCTCGAGAACCCAGACAAGCCCGGCGAGTGCCTTGAACCCGCCCGCGGCGTCCCCGCGACAGACGTCCAGGGCCCCGAGGACTCGGCCGAGAATCGCTTCACCCGGCTATTCCGCGAGGTCGCTCGCCGCAACGCCCTGACGGTCGCGAAGTGGCAAGCTTATGGCTTCATGAATGGCGTGCTGAACACGGACAACACTTCCATCATGGGCCTGAGCATCGACTTTGGCCCCTTCGCCTTCATGGACAACTTCGACCCGGCCTACACGCCAAACCACGACGACCACCTCCTGCGGTACAGCTACCGCAACCAGCCAACCATCATCTGGTGGAACCTGGTGCGCTTCGGCGAGGCGTTGggcgagcttctcggcgccggtgccggcgtggacgaggacgcgtTCGTTAAAAACAGAGTTGAAGAGAGCGAGTCCGAGACCCTCATTGGGCGGGCTGAGAAGCTCATCATGCAGGTCGGTGAGGAGTACAAGGCGGTTTTCATGGCGGAGTACAAGCGCCTCATGACGCAGCGTCTGGGGCTCAAGAACTTCAAGGAGAGCGACTTCGACGAGCTCTTCAGCAACTTGCTGGACACGATGGAGACGCACGAGCTGGACTTCAACCACTTCTTCCGCCGCCTGAGCTCCGTCAAGCTGTCGGACATCGCAGACGAGGAGGCCCGCCGTGAGACGGCTGCGCGCTTCTTCCACGCTGAGGGCGCTGCGGGCGGCGAGAACAAGGGCCGCGCAGACATTGGCGCGTGGCTGGGCAAGTGGCGCGCGCGTGCTGTCGAGGACTGGGGCGAGGGCGCCTCCCAGGATGTTGAGCGCGAGAAGGCTATGAAGGCGGTCAACCCTAACTTTGTGCCGCGCGGCTGGGTTCTTGATGAGATTATCAAGCGGGTGGAGAAGGATGGAGAGAGGGATGTGCTAAGGCGGGTGATGCAGATGGCGCTGTACCCCTTTGAGGACAGCTGGGATGGCAAGGATATTGAGGGACAGGAGTACAAGGGAGacaaggcggaggaggagcgaTGGGTTGGGGATGTGCCCAAGTTGAAGAGAGCTATCCAGTGTAGCTGCAGCTCTTAG
- a CDS encoding RNase3 domain-containing protein: MSKRSSSGVLPPSKRRHTADEALGLLLDHSDELISCLQAFSGSKSVSSDRNEDLQNLRRLSKKLLPSFKHLAGEGPTQADAAQENNVSKNEVSKSKMDAALPTPREGPTSTAPPIPSFTLVTPWTPADIPNSMPPLPEISNPVLKMAAFTHVGVVKHKSDLSYDRLEWLGDAYVELISSSLIFQTFGGMPTGKCSQIRELLIRNANLGEYSAHYKLFERAKLPAEFRPNGNLPVVAKPHEIKKVRGDLFEAYVAAVVLSDPVHGLPRAAEWLKALWAMTIKDQIRTSARNPGMGIVKELGETVTEENQIAPKVRLSQVIGAKGITIRYEDLPSANKKDKYNKKLALFSVGVFLDGWGEKNKLLGTGSDLNKKEAGQKAAQMALDNKKLMKVYTEKKKAFMAALGETEDASD; the protein is encoded by the exons ATGAGCAAGCGTTCAAGTTCGGGGGTGCTACCTCCGAGCAAGAGAAGACACACAGCAGACGAGGCACTAGGGTTGCTTCTCGACCACAGCGATGAACTCATCAGTTGTCTTCAAGCCTTTTCTGGGTCAAAATCTGTGTCTTCTGATCGGAACGAAGATTTGCAAAATCTCCGACGCCTCAGCAAAAAACTACTGCCTTCGTTCAAGCACTTGGCCGGCGAGGGGCCCACCCAGGCTGATGCAGCTCAAGAGAATAATGTGAGCAAG AACGAGGTCTCGAAAAGTAAGATGGACGCAGCTTTGCCCACGCCACGCGAGGGGCCGACGTCCACTGCACCGCCAATCCCTTCATTCACGCTGGTCACGCCATGGACACCAGCAGACATTCCCAACTCGATGCCGCCTCTTCCTGAGATTTCGAACCCAGTTCTGAAAATGGCGGCTTTCACCCACGTGGGGGTAGTCAAGCACAAGAGCGACCTCAGTTACGACCGCCTCGAGTGGCTAGGAGATGCCTACGTTGAGTTGATCTCATCATCTCTCATTTTCCAGACGTTTGGGGGGATGCCCACTGGAAAATGCTCTCAGATAAGAGAACTTCTTATTCGCAACGCCAACCTCGGGGAGTATTCTGCACATTACAAGCTCTTCGAAAGGGCCAAACTGCCGGCGGAGTTTAGGCCTAATGGAAACCTGCCCGTCGTGGCCAAACCACACGAAATCAAGAAGGTCCGCGGAGACTTGTTTGAAGCATacgtggccgccgtcgtcctttCAGATCCCGTCCACGGTCTTCCCCGGGCTGCGGAATGGTTGAAGGCACTTTGGGCGATGACGATCAAGGATCAGATCAGAACAAGCGCCAGGAACCCTGGGATGGGGATAGTGAAGGAGTTGGGCGAGACTGTGACGGAAGAGAATCAAATCGCGCCCAAGGTCCGGTTGAGCCAGGTGATTGGTGCAAAAGGCATCACTATCCGCTACGAGGACCTGCCCAGCGCGAACAAGAAGGACAAGTACAACAAGAAGCTGGCTCTCTTTTCCGTCGGTGTCTTTCTTGATGGATGGGGGGAGAAGAACAAACTTTTAGGCACGGGGAGTGATTtgaacaagaaggaggcgggGCAGAAAGCAGCCCAGATGGCGCTGGACAACAAGAAGCTGATGAAGGTCTATAcggagaagaaaaaggcgTTTATGGCAGCCCTTGGGGAGACGGAGGATGCATCGGACTAG
- a CDS encoding Pumilio-family rna binding repeat protein, with protein sequence MSTPPPTGDTPNRVSPGGSQSRLQESIGQSPETTAIGVPAFKQKPTVVTLATSKLVNQNGLKVGSSAHYLPPRSQRRQKKTNQDPSTIAGTNPMDMLLAKLSEQQAALDQQNEALKSSDNNNSLYSRGFDQAPSTTNSVPIIPATDSFPTTAPTTRPASASLKENHGNIEEVLRLKVELARAQNKISRLDHELAQSRSIKQEPDLMTQPLIRPNMLGPENTWGPNDDSSSDAGGPSIGGYGRSRPIWGSQRGPPAFANHSMPAAPSDSQPVGGDWYGSGRGVFNQGYIDSAATYSMADTYRGERMSQDTDMFSRPPSSRRNNRFDNSRWPSPQPYGGSNFGGHNYGNFTPSPAPFDNMGGGPGSASGNMGAGMYQGYNQQPIGSPLSPHATEFTTGDGWKTESIATEGQTYLPTTEPLNYRRLLDRNVNCNWKYIVDKIVCNNDQQASIFLQQKLKVGTPDQKYEIVEAIVAQAYPLMVNRFGNFLVQRCFEHGTPEQVVKIAEAIRGNTLSLSMDPFGCHVVQKAFDSVPEEYKAIMVHELLRRIPETVIHRYACHVWQKLFELRWSESPPQIMKFVNEALRGMWHEVALGETGSLVVQNIFENCLEEDKRPCIEEVLANIDIVAHGQFGNWCIQHICEHGAPADRSRAIDHVIRYAAEYSTDQYASKVVEKCLKISGGEFLSRYLDRVCEGRVDRPRIPLVDIASDQYGNYLIQYILTHAGMQHREVVAAHIRKHMVSLRGSKFGSRVGMLCTNPAVATRPGPGVGPSMNRMGAGPRYSGGAGGYR encoded by the exons ATGTCTACACCTCCTCCTACGGGAGATACCCCCAACCGAGTCTCCCCGGGAGGCTCGCAGTCTCGTCTCCAAGAGAGCATTGGCCAGTCCCCCGAGACAACTGCTATT GGTGTTCCGGCCTTCAAGCAGAAGCCGACCGTCGTGACTCTGGCTACATCCAAGCTTGTCAATCAGAACGGTCTTAAGGTTGGTTCTTCCGCCCACTATCTGCCACCTCGCTCACAGCGTCGACAGAAGAAGACCAATCAGGATCCGAGCACCATTGCTGGCACGAACCCCATGGATATGTTGCTCGCCAAACTGTcggagcagcaggccgccctcgaccagcAGAATGAAGCTCTGAAGAGCTCTGATAACAACAACAGTCTGTACTCGCGCGGCTTTGACCAGGCTCCCTCAACGACTAATTCCGTCCCCATCATCCCCGCGACGGATTCGTTCCCTACGACTGCCCCCACGACCCGCCCAGCTAGTGCTTCCCTTAAGGAGAACCACGGCAACATAGAGGAGGTTCTTCGACTCAAGGTGGAGCTTGCCCGGGCTCAGAACAAGATCTCTCGCCTTGACCATGAACTTGCCCAGTCGCGTTCCATCAAGCAGGAACCTGACCTGATGACCCAGCCGTTGATTCGTCCCAACATGCTTGGCCCTGAGAACACTTGGGGTCCCAATGATGACAGCTCTTCGGACGCTGGTGGTCCTTCTATCGGCGGATACGGCCGTTCTCGCCCGATCTGGGGTAGCCAGCGAGGCCCCCCTGCTTTTGCCAACCACAGTATGCCAGCCGCCCCTTCCGATTCGCAGCCAGTTGGAGGTGACTGGTATGGGAGCGGCCGTGGTGTCTTTAACCAGGGCTACATTGATTCTGCTGCCACCTACTCCATGGCGGATACCTACCGAGGTGAGCGCATGAGCCAGGACACGGATATGTTCTCTCGTCCCCCTAGCAGCCGCCGAAACAATCGTTTCGACAACAGCCGGTGGCCTTCCCCTCAGCCCTACGGCGGATCCAACTTTGGCGGACACAACTATGGCAATTTCACACCCTCGCCTGCTCCGTTCGACAATATGGGCGGAGGCCCAGGCAGCGCCTCGGGAAACATGGGTGCTGGCATGTACCAAGGCTACAACCAGCAGCCCATTGGCAGCCCACTCTCCCCTCACGCAACAGAGTTCACCACTGGTGACGGATGGAAGACTGAG TCCATCGCCACCGAGGGTCAGACGTATCTTCCCACCACCGAGCCTCTCAACTACCGCCGGCTCTTGGATCGCAATGTCAACTGCAACTGGAAGTACATTGTGGACAAGATTGTCTGCAACAACGACCAGCAGGCGTCCATATTTCTGCAgcagaagctcaaggtcgGCACCCCCGACCAGAAGTATGAGATTGTTGAAGCCATCGTCGCTCAAGCCTACCCTCTCATGGTCAACCGCTTCGGGAACTTTCTCGTTCAACGTTGCTTCGAGCACGGAACCCCCGAGCAAGTCGTCAAGATTGCTGAGGCAATCCGCGGCAACACTCTCAGCCTTTCGATGGATCCTTTCGGATGCCACGTTGTTCAGAAGGCGTTCGACTCTGTTCCCGAGGAGTACAAGGCCATCATGGTCCATGAACTCCTTCGTCGAATTCCTGAGACGGTCATCCATCGCTATGCCTGTCACGTCTGGCAGAAGCTTTTCGAGCTTCGCTGGTCCGAGTCTCCTCCTCAGATTATGAAGTTCGTCAATGAGGCCCTGCGAGGCATGTGGCATGAGGTCGCCCTGGGCGAAACTGGCAGCTTGGTTGTCCAAAACATCTTTGAGAATTGTCTCGAGGAAGACAAA CGCCCTTGCATTGAGGAGGTCCTTGCCAATATTGACATCGTTGCCCACGGCCAGTTTGGAAACTGGTGCATTCAACACATCTGTGAGCATGGCGCGCCGGCTGACCGCAGCCGTGCCATCGACCACGTCATTCGCTACGCCGCCGAGTACAGCACCGACCAGTACGCCTCCAAGGTCGTTGAGAAGTGTCTCAAGATTAGTGGTGGAGAGTTTCTCAGCCGTTACCTTGACCGAGTTTGTGAGGGACGAGTTGACCGCCCCCGTATTCCCCTTGTCGACATTGCCAGCGACCAGTATGGCAACTATCTTATCCAGTACATCCTCACCCATGCCGGCATGCAGCACCGCGAGGTGGTCGCTGCCCACATTCGCAAGCACATGGTGTCTCTTCGAGGATCCAAGTT
- a CDS encoding acyl CoA binding protein translates to MADSVDRVFVHALNTVKKIPKTGASRPPPSDRLRLYGLYKQAMEGDVDGVMERPTSASGIPADELQREKDKWDAWNSQKGLSRTEAKRRYIEALIETMHKFATTPDAKELVAELEFVWNQIKNNSPSSTESSPKGTGYTGQLRQYQNPLPDSEGPLKVLSPMSEDDAAERNSVGRIVYNEEEEGDALARSSNWSRSVERALEKLSAEVAALREQITTGREWKSKKSRSFPAWIRWFTWVVLKHLAIDAVLLAFILLWMRKRKDRRLEDLVRAGVKLMREYVRNVLPSR, encoded by the exons ATGGCTGACTCTGTGG ATCGCGTGTTCGTCCATGCCTTAAATACCGTCAAGAAAATCCCCAAAACGGGGGCCTCGCGCCCCCCGCCGTCCGACAGGCTGCGACTCTATGGCCTCTACAAGCAAGCGATGGAGGGGGACGTTGATGGCGTCATGGAACGGCCGACCTCGGCTTCCGGCATACCAGCTGATGAGCTCCAGCGCGAGAAGGACAAGTGGGATGCATGGAACTCCCAGAAGGGCCTGAGCCGGACGGAGGCGAAGAGACGATATATCGAGGCATTGATCGAAACGATGCACAAATTCGCGACGACACC AGACGCCAAGGAACTTGTCGCGGAACTCGAATTCGTATGGAACCAAATTAAGAACAACAGCCCGAGCTCGACCGAATCCTCACCGAAAGGCACAGGATATACCGGCCAGTTGCGACAGTATCAGAATCCCCTGCCTGACTCCGAAGGACCGCTGAAGGTTCTAAGCCCCATgagcgaagacgacgccgccgaacgAAACTCGGTCGGGAGGATTGTCTACaacgaagaggaggaaggggacgCGCTTGCGAGGAGCAGCAACTGGTCGCGGAGCGTGGAACGCGCCCTGGAAAAGCtctcggccgaggtcgcggcCTTACGAGAGCAAATCACAACAGGAAGGGAGTGGAAATCGAAAAAGTCGCGAAGTTTCCCCGCCTGGATACGGTGGTTCACCTGGGTGGTATTAAAACATCTCGCCATCGATGCGGTCCTGTTGGCCTTCATCCTCCTGTGGATGCGCAAGCGGAAGGATAGGAGGTTGGAGGACTTGGTCCGCGCCGGGGTGAAGTTGATGAGGGAATACGTGAGGAACGTCTTACCGTCCAGATGA
- a CDS encoding NADH-ubiquinone oxidoreductase 78 kDa subunit — protein sequence MLRHTLARSAWRTGKQAANASRTFATTARRNAEVELTVDGKKVSVEAGSALIQACEKAGVTIPRKLAIAGNCRMCLVEVERAPKPVASCAWPVQPGMVVKTNSPITHKAREGVMEFLLANHPLDCPICDQGGECDLQDQSMRYGGDRGRFHEVGGKRAVEDKNIGPLIKTSMNRCIHCTRCVRFSNDVAGAPEMGSFGRGNDIQIGTYLEQNLDSELSGNVIDLCPVGALTSKPYAFRARPWELKHSESIDVLDGLGSNIRVDSRGLEVMRILPRLNDDVNEEWINDKTRFACDGLKSQRLTMPLIRREGKFEPADWEQALTEISNAYHHLQPKSNEFKVIAGELTEVESLVAMKDLANKLGSENLALDMPSGSKPIAHGVDVRSNYLFNSKIYGIEEADAILIVGSNPRHEAAVLNARIRKQWLRSDLEIGVVGETWDSTFEFEHLGLDHASLKQALAGPFGKKLQSAKRPMIIVGSGVTDHVDAKAFYETIGAFVDKNAANFITPEWNGYNVLQRAASRAGAFEVGFVTPSTEVAETAPKFVWLLGADEISEKDIPKNAFVVYQGHHGDRGAQIADVVLPGAAYTEKAGTYINTEGRVQMTRAATSLPGAARTDWKIIRAVSEFLGAPLPYDDVAQLRDRMVEVSPALAAYDVVEPVALQQLSKVQLVDQNKGSKASGTPLKKVIDNFYFTDVISRSSPTMARCSAAKATGNPKTNFMAPGMEEDRPMGQIAYGA from the exons ATGCTGCGGCATACTCTAGCACGTTCGGCTTGGCGGACTGGCAAGCAGGCCGCCAATGCCTCGCGAACCTTTGCTACCACAGCTCGCAGGAACGCCGAAGTTGAGCTCACAGTTG ACGGAAAGAAGGTGTCAGTCGAAG CCGGCTCCGCCCTGATTCAAGCTTGCGAAAAGGCAGGCGTCACAATCCCTAG AAAGCTCGCGATTGCCGGTAACTGCCGTATGTGCTTGGTCGAAGTCGAGCGCGCCCCAAAGCCCGTAGCCTCCTGCGCATGGCCCGTCCAGCCCGGTATGGTCGTCAAGACCAACTCCCCCATCACACACAAGGCCCGTGAGGGTGTCATGGAAttcctcctcgccaaccACCCTCTTGACTGCCCTATCTGCGACCAGGGTGGTGAGTGCGACCTCCAGGACCAGTCGATGCGGTACGGTGGCGACCGTGGCCGTTTCCACGAAGTCGGTGGCAAGCGTGCCGTCGAGGACAAGAACATCGGCCCCCTCATCAAGACCTCCATGAACAGATGTATCCACTGCACACGATGTGTTCGTTTCTCCAACGACGTTGCCGGCGCCCCCGAGATGGGCTCTTTCGGCCGTGGCAACGACATCCAGATCGGTACCTACCTCGAGCAGAATCTTGACTCCGAGCTCTCCGGCAACGTCATCGATCTTTGCCCCGTCGGTGCCCTCACTTCCAAGCCTTACGCTTTCCGCGCGAGACCCTGGGAGCTGAAGCACTCCGAGTCCATCGACGTTCTCGACGGCTTGGGATCCAACATCCGCGTCGACTCCCGTGGCCTCGAGGTCATGCGTATCCTGCCCAGACtcaacgacgacgtcaaCGAGGAGTGGATCAACGACAAGACCCGTTTCGCCTGCGATGGATTGAAGTCCCAGAGATTGaccatgcccttgatccgCCGTGAGGGCAAGTTTGAGCCCGCCGACTGGGAGCAGGCCCTCACCGAGATCTCCAACGCCTACCACCACCTCCAGCCCAAGTCCAACGAGTTCAAGGTCATTGCTGGTGAGCTGACCGAGGTCGAGTCTCTGGTTGCCATGAAGGATCTTGCCAACAAGCTGGGCTCCGAGAACCTGGCTCTTGATATGCCCTCTGGAAGCAAGCCCATCGCCCACGGTGTCGACGTCCGCTCCAACTACCTGTTTAACTCCAAGATCTACGGTATTGAGGAGGCTGATGCCATCCTGATTGTCGGCAGCAACCCCCGCCACGAGGCCGCTGTCCTCAACGCCCGTATCCGCAAGCAATGGCTTCGCTCTGACCTCGAAATCGGTGTTGTTGGCGAGACGTGGGACTCCACATTTGAGTTCGAGCACCTTGGTCTTGACCACGCCTCTTTGAAGCAGGCTCTTGCCGGTCCCTTTGGCAAGAAGCTGCAGTCTGCCAAGCGCCCTATGATCATCGTGGGCTCTGGTGTCACTGACCACGTTGACGCCAAGGCCTTCTACGAGACCATTGGTGCCTTCGTTGACAAGAACGCTGCCAACTTTATCACTCCTGAGTGGAACGGATACAACGTTCTCCAGAGAGCTGCTTCCCGCGCTGGTGCCTTCGAGGTCGGTTTCGTCACTCCCTCCACCGAGGTTGCCGAGACCGCCCCCAAGTTTGTCTGGCTTCTTGGTGCCGATGAGATCTCTGAGAAAGACATCCCCAAGAATGCATTCGTCGTCTACCAGGGCCACCACGGTGACCGCGGTGCCCAGATCGCCGACGTCGTTCTCCCTGGTGCTGCCTACACCGAGAAGGCCGGCACGTACATCAACACCGAAGGCCGTGTCCAGATGACCCGTGCCGCCACCTCTCTCCCTGGCGCTGCCCGTACGGACTGGAAGATCATCCGTGCCGTCAGCGAGTTCCTCGGCGCCCCTCTGCCCTATGACGACGTTGCTCAGCTCCGCGACAGAATGGTTGAGGTCAGCCCGGCCCTGGCGGCCTACGATGTGGTTGAGCCCGTCGCTCTGCAGCAGCTGAGCAAGGTTCAGCTCGTCGACCAGAACAAGGGCTCTAAGGCCAGCGGCACCCCCTTGAAGAAGGTCATCGACAACTTCTACTTCACAGACGTCATCTCAAGAAG CTCACCGACCATGGCCCGCTGCTCCGCAGCCAAGGCCACGGGCAACCCCAAGACCAACTTCATGGCGCCAGGCATGGAGGAGGACAGGCCGATGGGTCAGATTGCGTACGGGGCATGA
- a CDS encoding Aldo/keto reductase, with protein sequence MNSILSTFTPDASGTPPKQTDYIPWLTLNDGNKIPMLAYGLGTANYKSGGASFDDKIVDYTVQAIKVGYRHLDGAEVYGNEEELGAAIKKAGVPREKLFVTTKISGTKKQDTEESFKRSLEKLGLEYVDLYLIHAPFFADSDEELQQKWADLEAIKESGRAKSIGVSNFLQPHLEAILKTAKIPPAINQIEFHPHLQHGDLLDFHRKNRIAVSVYGPLTAITSDVESSVRTIYANLSKKYGVSDSIIALRWCIDQGLITITTSSKEERLQSYMNHLPAIKLTPREVNEIAKAGETKHFRRFWKNKFDPNDRS encoded by the exons ATGAACTCGATCCTGTCCACCTTCACGCCCGATGCTTCGGGAACACCGCCCAAGCAGACGGATTACATCCCCTGGCTGACGCTCAACGATGGCAACAAGATTCCAATG CTCGCCTACGGCCTGGGTACGGCCAATTACAAATCTGGCGGCGCAAGCTTTGATGATAAAATCGTCGATTACACAGTCCAGGCCATCAAAGTCGGATACCGTCATCTTGATGGCGCCGAAG TCTACGGAAACGAAGAAGAGCTCGGCGCGGCTatcaagaaggccggcgTACCCAGAGAGAAGCTGTTCGTCACCACTAAGATCAGCGGAACCAAGAAGCAGGATACCGAAGAATCCTTCAAGCGTTCTTTGGAGAAACTCGGTCTTGAGTACGTGGATCTCTACCTCATCCATGcacccttcttcgccgactcggacgaggagctccAGCAGAAATGGGCAGATCTCGAGGCCATTAAGGAATCCGGCCGGGCCAAGTCCATCGGCGTCAGCAACTTCCTCCAACCCCACCTCGAGGCCATCTTGAAGACGGCCAAGATCCCTCCTGCCATCAACCAGATCGAGTTTCACCCTCATCTGCAGCATGGCGACCTGCTGGATTTCCACCGCAAGAACAGGATTGCCGTCTCTGTCTATGGCCCCCTGACCGCCATCACTTCCGACGTCGAATCTTCCGTCAGGACCATCTATGCCAACTTGTCCAAAAAGTATGGCGTGAGCGATTCCATCATCGCACTTCGATGGTGCATCGACCAAGGTCtgatcaccatcaccacctcTTCCAAGGAAGAAAGGCTCCAGAGTTATATGAACCACCTGCCCGCCATTAAGCTCACGCCACGGGAGGTGAATGAGATTGCAAAGGCTGGCGAGACCAAGCATTTCCGTCGGTTCTGGAAGAATAAGTTCGACCCCAACGATAGGAGCTGA
- a CDS encoding Acyl CoA binding protein, which yields MQENSGNPIEASEKARDNSDPMEEEDIPMLMSGAPAMAMFVPLEESLFEPFDAPTNEVDRLKLRQRNIEKHTAIVEQNLVYIYEREHRRILQHAKKLEASQGVHEITTGLMPGEEELIMEYVNAPVPHGADYSNRHLSTYACPELPGEMPPRQAALHWSLYNCGQALIQLAGYASHAQEIKTHYKTALERELALEKSAANKEPEGEPSRS from the coding sequence ATGCAAGAGAACTCGGGCAACCCAATAGAGGCTTCAGAGAAGGCGCGCGACAACAGCGACCCCATGGAAGAGGAAGACATACCGATGCTCATGTCAGGCGCTCCAGCGATGGCCATGTTCGTCCCTCTAGAAGAGAGCCTTTTCGAACCATTCGATGCCCCCACCAATGAGGTCGACCGCCTGAAACTCCGCCAGCGAAACATCGAGAAGCACACGGCCATTGTAGAGCAGAACCTTGTGTATATCTACGAGCGAGAGCATCGGCGCATTCTGCAGCACGCAAAAAAGCTGGAGGCATCCCAAGGTGTCCACGAAATCACCACGGGCCTCATgccgggcgaggaggagctcatCATGGAATACGTCAATGCCCCGGTTCCTCACGGTGCCGATTACAGCAACCGGCATCTATCGACGTACGCGTGCCCGGAACTCCCAGGCGAAATGCCTCCGAGACAGGCCGCACTTCATTGGTCGCTCTACAACTGTGGCCAAGCATTGATCCAGTTGGCAGGATATGCTAGCCACGCGCAGGAAATCAAAACCCATTACAAGACGGCCCTTGAGAGAGAACTTGCGCTCGAGAAGTCGGCTGCCAACAAGGAGCCGGAGGGCGAACCAAGTCGGAGCTAG
- a CDS encoding Mitochondral 37s ribosomal protein encodes MSVPRARLLDLMKAQCEVFAATFNPEGVRTGNKILRQRLKGPSLASYYPRKVLTVQDVQREFGPELTTIDLEELDRTEHIAGLKARGKGAPKKKKTKTEGKKKR; translated from the exons ATGAGTGTCCCACGCGCGAGGTTACTGGACCTCATGAAG GCTCAATGCGAAGTCTTCGCGGCAACTTTCAACCCTGAGGGAGTGCGGACGGGAAACAAGATCCTGCGCCAACGTCTGAAGGGACCTTCCCTCGCATCCTACTACCCTCGCAAGGTCCTTACCGTCCAGGACGTCCAGAGGGAGTTCGGTCCTGAGCTCACAACGATCGACTTGGAGGAGCTGGACCGTACGGAGCACATTGCTGG TCTGAAGGCCAGAGGAAAGGGTGCacccaagaagaagaagacgaaga CtgaggggaagaagaagagataA